One window of Dyadobacter sandarakinus genomic DNA carries:
- a CDS encoding aldo/keto reductase codes for MKTRQLGTSGLYVSELGLGCMGLSHGYANQPSRHEAIRVLRDAVEQGITFFDTAEVYGPYTNEDIVGEALEPFRDKVVIATKFGFKDGSNAGLDSRPETIRKVVEASLRRLRLDTIDLLYQHRVDPSVPMEDVAGTVKDLIASGKVKHFGLSEAGVANIRKAHAEQPVTALQSEYSLWWREPEEKVFPVLEELGIGFVPFSPLGRGFLTGKIKPDTTFEKEDGRSYFPRFQKENMEANLAFVEVLTRVATEKDASTAQVALAWILAQKPWIVPIPGTTRPERLKENIGAADLELSPAELSMITEGADRIEAQGGRYPESLDKAIDRKA; via the coding sequence ATGAAAACACGACAATTAGGAACCTCTGGATTATACGTGTCCGAACTGGGTTTGGGCTGCATGGGCCTCAGTCACGGTTACGCCAACCAGCCCAGCCGGCATGAAGCCATCCGCGTACTGCGCGACGCCGTGGAACAGGGCATTACTTTCTTTGATACGGCAGAGGTTTATGGCCCGTATACCAACGAGGACATTGTGGGAGAGGCGCTGGAACCATTCAGGGACAAGGTGGTGATCGCGACGAAATTCGGATTCAAAGACGGATCGAATGCCGGACTCGACAGTCGCCCGGAGACCATCCGCAAGGTGGTGGAGGCGTCGCTCAGACGTTTGCGCCTGGACACGATCGATCTCCTGTACCAGCACCGGGTGGATCCTTCCGTGCCTATGGAAGATGTGGCCGGTACCGTGAAGGACCTCATTGCCTCGGGTAAGGTGAAGCACTTCGGGCTATCGGAAGCCGGGGTTGCGAACATCCGCAAAGCCCATGCCGAGCAGCCTGTTACGGCGCTGCAGAGCGAGTACTCCCTTTGGTGGCGCGAACCTGAGGAAAAGGTTTTTCCCGTACTGGAAGAACTCGGGATCGGTTTTGTACCATTCAGTCCGCTCGGGAGAGGTTTTCTGACGGGCAAGATAAAGCCGGACACCACCTTTGAGAAAGAAGACGGCCGGAGTTATTTCCCCCGTTTTCAAAAAGAAAACATGGAAGCAAACCTGGCCTTTGTGGAAGTGCTCACCCGGGTTGCAACCGAAAAAGACGCTTCTACCGCGCAAGTGGCACTTGCCTGGATCCTGGCACAAAAGCCGTGGATTGTGCCGATCCCGGGCACTACCAGGCCGGAACGCCTAAAAGAAAATATCGGTGCGGCGGATTTGGAGCTTTCTCCCGCGGAGCTAAGCATGATCACCGAAGGCGCCGACCGCATTGAAGCACAAGGCGGCCGGTATCCCGAAAGTCTGGACAAGGCGATAGACCGGAAAGCATAG
- a CDS encoding aldo/keto reductase, whose protein sequence is METTPSHLFAKLTNRALVFDPVEAYEQAVNKQLVGKALHYARDQVIIATQFGFKNGRNTEGLDSRPERIRQVAENSLRHLEIDFIEKCYPASMSGLQVR, encoded by the coding sequence ATGGAAACGACGCCATCGCACTTATTCGCAAAACTTACGAATCGGGCATTAGTTTTTGACCCCGTAGAAGCATATGAACAAGCTGTCAATAAACAGCTGGTAGGAAAAGCATTGCACTATGCACGTGATCAGGTAATCATCGCCACCCAGTTCGGCTTCAAAAACGGCAGGAATACAGAGGGTCTGGATAGTCGCCCGGAGCGCATCCGGCAGGTAGCAGAAAATTCGCTCCGACATCTGGAAATTGATTTTATTGAAAAATGCTATCCCGCCAGCATGTCGGGCCTGCAAGTCAGGTAA
- a CDS encoding malectin domain-containing carbohydrate-binding protein codes for MKNLLLHVQFVLICLGISGSLLAQPAIQWEKTLGGAQSDKLTAIKQTPDKGFIAVGQSQSGKSSDKTQDSYGSDDLWVVKTSADGTRQWDLTLGGSGAEIGAFVELTQDGGYIVGTTSTSGIGPVKSQPAYGTDPQEMYDYWIIKLSASGAIEWEKTIGGPGRDFLESLKASGDGGYILGGRSRSPIGGNKTKAPYVLYYGQVYAYDHWIVKLSSVGKVQWDLVLRRQKAEYNLDSYGTKVELDFDGGYVVGGYQGPEENYLGDYYLAKLNRNGVVQWQKTYGGPHYDQLESVLPINGGGYLLGGWSYSGIGGDKTQPSSYGQPDYWVIKTDEFGNKLWDKTYGGSGDNRSYLHAMAQASNGDFLLGGASTAGTGRHKSQPSRGSDDFWLIKINREGTKIWDKTIGGTGSDNLSALMVTADEGMIIGGVSNSPAGPEKSQDSRGGNDFWIVKLAREQPPIPDTPLRINAGGAAFTTATQKLFIADQYYSGDDRVSSIDSGDILNTTNNVLYRSARCSPAFSYNIPVVNGTMDVILHFAETYFGAPGKKGGVGSRRFHVNIEGYRYLTNYDIFSAAGGAMRATSIGFNVAVADGMLSIDFLSGVADMPRVSAIEVIQITPYCTVGNLKTQQDVNAFRSTYNDCKVLKGDLTINTTNILNLDPLSNLNTITGSVRISHNPDLTSLAGLSGLQQVGGEIIIEDNSKLATLQGLENLTSVKGDVRVVSNQILNSISALSGLVTIPGSLSVGTNPALTSLKGLDNLTTVQGSISIAALDLVPDLKPLSKLTSIGNSFLLVKNNLLNDLTGLQNLESAGQRLEITGNSNLLSLSGLTKLSFVQTIKVDNNPRLSDCLVQAVCSRIGTDALSIYSNAPGCNTIAEAGYACSSPSTTVRINAGGIAFMTATKKLFSPDQYYAGIDRTNSIAGGDILNTTNDVLYQSARSSPAFSYNIPVASGTVYVTLHFAETYFGTPGKEGGAGSRQFHVDVEGSRKLTNYDIFAAAGGAMRAVQLTIPVTVTDGLLNIDFLAGAADLPRVCAIEVIAPTLTLNTVADAYVRDGRYREANYGNNSALEVKTFSSDPSVFRSSYLKFNVPVATTVVSARLRVYGHNHEDAKSIPLHAYGIDDDSWTEEGINKNNAPAASTPSLGFTAVNAIYQYYEIDVTSYVKAQLQSGNPQVSMLLSDPGNRNTRLIFNSRQAGSHPPQLFIQSVNTGARMGQDELASAVPEKQHSTVYPNPAKDHFTVSISSDHGGAVSFELVNASGKSHPIPAPRNANPGEDARVDLAGRSLSAGMYLLKIKSDALTENVKMLITE; via the coding sequence ATGAAGAATCTTCTACTGCATGTTCAATTCGTTTTGATTTGCCTGGGTATCTCGGGCAGCCTTTTAGCCCAGCCGGCCATACAATGGGAAAAAACCCTGGGAGGCGCACAGTCTGACAAGCTTACCGCCATCAAACAAACGCCTGATAAAGGGTTTATTGCGGTTGGTCAATCACAGTCGGGCAAAAGCAGCGACAAGACGCAGGATAGCTACGGAAGCGATGATCTGTGGGTTGTCAAAACATCAGCCGACGGAACCAGGCAATGGGATCTGACCCTTGGCGGCTCGGGCGCTGAAATAGGCGCATTTGTGGAGCTTACCCAGGATGGCGGATACATTGTGGGCACAACATCCACCTCCGGCATAGGTCCTGTAAAAAGCCAGCCTGCCTACGGTACAGACCCACAGGAAATGTACGATTACTGGATCATCAAACTAAGCGCAAGCGGTGCTATCGAGTGGGAGAAAACCATTGGCGGACCCGGGCGGGATTTCCTTGAATCGTTGAAAGCTTCCGGGGATGGAGGCTATATACTGGGAGGCAGATCCAGATCGCCCATCGGCGGCAACAAGACCAAAGCACCTTATGTATTGTATTATGGCCAGGTGTATGCCTATGACCATTGGATTGTAAAGCTGTCATCCGTCGGGAAAGTGCAATGGGACCTTGTACTCAGAAGACAAAAGGCTGAGTATAATCTTGACAGCTATGGTACAAAGGTCGAGCTGGATTTTGATGGCGGCTACGTTGTAGGCGGGTATCAGGGGCCCGAGGAAAATTATCTGGGAGACTACTACCTTGCCAAGCTAAACCGGAATGGAGTAGTGCAGTGGCAAAAGACCTATGGTGGTCCCCACTATGATCAACTCGAATCTGTACTGCCGATTAATGGTGGGGGATATCTGCTGGGAGGATGGTCTTACTCGGGTATCGGAGGGGACAAAACCCAGCCCAGCAGTTACGGACAGCCTGACTACTGGGTCATTAAGACCGACGAGTTCGGAAATAAATTGTGGGACAAGACCTATGGCGGATCGGGCGACAACCGGAGTTACCTGCATGCCATGGCCCAGGCAAGTAACGGAGATTTCCTACTGGGAGGAGCCTCAACAGCAGGTACAGGGCGCCACAAGTCACAACCTTCAAGAGGATCGGATGATTTTTGGCTGATTAAAATAAACAGAGAAGGCACAAAAATCTGGGACAAAACCATCGGTGGAACAGGGAGTGATAACCTCAGCGCACTCATGGTAACTGCTGACGAAGGCATGATTATAGGCGGCGTTTCCAATTCACCTGCAGGCCCCGAAAAATCTCAGGACAGCCGTGGAGGAAACGATTTCTGGATTGTAAAACTAGCCCGCGAACAACCGCCCATCCCCGATACCCCGCTGCGTATCAATGCCGGCGGTGCGGCTTTCACTACTGCTACCCAAAAACTGTTTATTGCCGATCAGTACTACTCCGGTGACGACCGCGTCAGCTCCATTGATTCCGGAGACATTCTGAATACAACCAACAACGTGCTTTACCGTTCAGCCCGCTGTTCGCCTGCGTTCAGCTACAATATTCCGGTTGTGAACGGCACAATGGATGTCATATTGCACTTTGCTGAAACCTACTTCGGTGCTCCGGGTAAAAAGGGAGGTGTAGGCAGCAGGCGGTTTCATGTTAACATAGAAGGCTACCGGTATCTGACCAACTACGATATATTTTCTGCAGCCGGCGGAGCTATGCGTGCTACTTCAATCGGATTTAACGTCGCTGTAGCAGACGGAATGCTCAGCATTGATTTTCTGAGCGGTGTGGCTGATATGCCCAGAGTTTCTGCCATTGAAGTAATCCAGATAACCCCTTACTGTACGGTAGGCAATTTGAAGACGCAGCAGGATGTTAATGCTTTCCGGTCTACATATAACGACTGTAAGGTGCTAAAAGGGGATCTGACTATCAACACCACCAATATTTTAAACCTGGACCCCCTGAGTAATTTAAACACCATCACAGGATCTGTCCGGATCAGCCATAACCCGGACCTTACCAGCCTTGCAGGCTTATCTGGTTTGCAGCAAGTGGGTGGTGAAATCATTATTGAAGACAACAGCAAACTTGCTACCCTGCAAGGCCTCGAAAACCTTACAAGCGTGAAGGGCGACGTACGCGTGGTTAGCAATCAGATCCTGAACAGCATCAGTGCTCTCAGCGGCCTGGTCACCATCCCTGGGTCTTTGTCAGTCGGGACCAATCCTGCTTTGACCAGCCTGAAAGGACTGGATAACCTCACTACGGTCCAGGGAAGTATTTCCATTGCAGCGCTCGACCTTGTGCCGGATCTGAAACCATTGAGTAAGCTTACCAGCATAGGCAACTCTTTCCTTCTTGTCAAAAACAATTTACTCAATGACCTTACCGGACTTCAGAACCTGGAAAGTGCAGGGCAGAGACTGGAAATAACGGGCAACAGCAACTTGCTGAGCCTTTCCGGATTAACAAAGTTGTCCTTTGTACAAACCATCAAAGTCGACAATAATCCAAGGCTTTCGGATTGTCTGGTACAAGCGGTATGCAGCAGAATAGGAACCGATGCATTGAGCATTTATTCAAATGCGCCTGGCTGTAATACGATTGCAGAGGCAGGCTATGCATGCTCCTCGCCGTCAACGACCGTCCGTATCAATGCCGGCGGAATTGCTTTTATGACTGCTACCAAGAAACTCTTCAGTCCCGATCAGTATTATGCAGGTATTGACCGTACCAACTCCATTGCAGGCGGCGACATTCTGAACACGACCAATGACGTGCTTTACCAGTCTGCCCGCTCCTCCCCTGCTTTCAGCTACAACATCCCGGTTGCCAGCGGCACCGTATATGTGACCCTGCATTTTGCTGAAACCTATTTTGGCACGCCCGGTAAAGAAGGCGGCGCGGGCAGCAGACAATTTCACGTCGATGTGGAAGGCAGCCGGAAGCTGACCAATTATGACATTTTTGCGGCAGCCGGCGGCGCTATGCGTGCCGTGCAGCTGACCATCCCGGTTACGGTGACGGACGGTTTGCTCAACATTGATTTTCTCGCCGGAGCGGCGGATCTCCCCAGGGTTTGCGCCATTGAAGTGATTGCTCCAACCCTCACGCTCAACACCGTTGCCGACGCGTACGTGCGGGACGGGCGTTACCGTGAGGCCAACTATGGTAACAATTCGGCTCTGGAAGTGAAAACCTTTTCCAGTGATCCCTCGGTATTCCGCTCTTCTTACCTGAAATTCAATGTGCCGGTAGCTACCACCGTTGTCTCCGCCAGGCTTCGTGTTTACGGGCACAATCATGAAGATGCCAAGAGCATTCCGTTACATGCCTATGGCATTGACGATGACAGCTGGACAGAAGAAGGTATCAACAAAAACAATGCACCCGCGGCATCCACACCCTCTCTCGGATTTACGGCCGTAAATGCCATATACCAATACTACGAGATCGATGTGACCAGCTATGTAAAGGCGCAGCTGCAATCAGGAAATCCGCAGGTGAGCATGCTGCTGAGTGATCCCGGCAACCGCAATACCAGGCTGATCTTCAACAGCCGGCAAGCAGGTTCCCATCCGCCGCAGCTTTTCATTCAGTCTGTCAATACCGGTGCACGGATGGGCCAGGATGAGCTTGCGTCAGCAGTGCCGGAAAAGCAGCATTCGACGGTTTACCCGAATCCTGCCAAAGATCACTTTACAGTTTCAATATCGTCCGATCATGGGGGCGCAGTTTCGTTTGAGCTGGTCAATGCGTCAGGAAAAAGCCACCCTATCCCGGCACCCCGGAATGCAAATCCCGGCGAAGACGCCCGGGTGGATCTGGCCGGCAGGTCGCTGAGTGCAGGCATGTATCTGCTGAAAATAAAATCGGATGCATTAACCGAAAATGTCAAAATGCTGATAACAGAATAG
- a CDS encoding CBM96 family carbohydrate-binding protein: MELTVLHHKRHVARIYQLVILLALVFLGFSKTGFAQPAVLWDKTLGGAENDELSKVITTSDGGMLVGASSESGVSVDKSQASRGKFDFWIVKLSSDGTRQWDKRFGGTENDRLVGVQQTSDGGYILAGTSDSEAGGDKSENDRGAIEQKGDFWVIKISSNGTKLWDKTIGSTSNDIMTSMVLAPDNSILLGGYTTGTKGADKSEARLGRDVDDDIWIVKLSANGTKQWDKTLGTVYIDRLRNVSLTAGGEFLIAGDNALYRFSQNGNQQWEKAVPQNYPGSYLVEAFQTKDGGYILGLRTSEGRLGMHALKLDAGGNIVWSRFVKGRTSTAPYNSDELACIRQTPDGGYILAGASVSKSNADKSEDVRGVFEDFWMVKLSPNGVREWDKTMGGGGTDRPTSIELTKDGGYLIGGVTDSHMEYDKTTTHRGSNDCWLLRFAPDRADNKLSFSANALNFVARVGSPSPPAQTLVLNTSGGSPAVTFTKLSKADWLILPPAALGTVSFRVNPGNLAYGTYQVRIKASAPGFVGVDLDITMVLQPAISGRAVRINAGGKAFTAADGRVFSADRYYSGVDRVSSVTGDILGTTDDELYRNARTSAAISYDIPAPNGQYMLVLHFAEIYFGAPGGKPLGERQRLFNVNIEGQRRYTNFDIIAFTVAPMRVFRFELPITITDGRMNIDLTTGAADLPTISAIEMVPLEEYTRIIEVTAAEDATVRADEFASQNFGSSTLLDVKSGTGSSIDRYTYLKFPFVSINEIISAKLRIYGNNVETGSAINLSAYGIEDDSWTESGITWKNAPIQTNAALSTVDVSTTLNYYELDVTAFVRARSKSAQKGGGLTSIILKNPSARNRKLTFHSRENPSGLAPQLIIQTSGLYLNNIRTGAVEEEVVTIQEKESSVIYPNPVSGHFMLKLSDKHQGKVSLNISNELGQSIELPASDQPVQEVNISNLSLQNGIYLLKVQSVTEMEVLRILLVK, encoded by the coding sequence ATGGAATTAACTGTACTTCATCACAAACGGCATGTCGCCCGAATTTATCAGCTCGTTATTTTGCTTGCGCTGGTTTTCCTTGGCTTCTCCAAAACTGGCTTTGCACAGCCGGCTGTCCTGTGGGATAAAACGCTCGGCGGCGCCGAAAACGACGAATTAAGTAAGGTAATCACGACGTCGGACGGAGGCATGCTCGTCGGCGCAAGTTCGGAATCGGGTGTCAGTGTAGACAAGTCCCAGGCGAGCAGAGGCAAATTCGATTTTTGGATTGTTAAATTATCCTCCGATGGTACCCGGCAATGGGACAAAAGGTTCGGAGGAACTGAAAATGACAGGCTGGTCGGCGTACAGCAGACTTCCGACGGCGGGTACATTCTCGCCGGCACCTCAGACTCGGAGGCGGGTGGCGACAAATCCGAAAATGACCGCGGTGCCATTGAACAGAAAGGGGATTTTTGGGTAATTAAAATTTCCTCCAATGGTACCAAGTTGTGGGACAAAACCATTGGCAGCACCAGCAATGATATCATGACTTCCATGGTGCTGGCACCCGACAATAGTATTTTACTGGGTGGCTATACCACCGGAACAAAAGGTGCAGATAAGTCGGAAGCAAGATTGGGGAGGGATGTTGATGACGATATATGGATCGTAAAACTGTCGGCAAATGGCACCAAACAATGGGATAAGACCCTGGGCACGGTGTATATCGATCGTCTCCGCAACGTGAGCCTGACTGCGGGCGGTGAATTTCTGATTGCCGGGGATAATGCCTTGTACCGATTTTCCCAAAACGGAAATCAGCAGTGGGAAAAAGCGGTTCCCCAAAACTATCCGGGCTCTTACTTGGTGGAAGCTTTTCAGACCAAAGACGGTGGTTATATTTTAGGGCTCCGGACGTCAGAGGGACGCCTGGGCATGCATGCGTTGAAACTTGATGCAGGCGGCAATATTGTCTGGAGCCGGTTTGTAAAAGGAAGGACCAGCACAGCCCCCTACAATTCAGACGAGCTTGCCTGTATCCGGCAAACACCGGATGGGGGATATATTCTGGCAGGTGCGTCGGTCAGCAAGTCAAATGCGGATAAGAGTGAGGACGTTCGCGGAGTTTTCGAAGATTTCTGGATGGTCAAGTTATCGCCCAATGGTGTCAGGGAATGGGACAAAACAATGGGCGGCGGCGGTACAGACCGGCCGACCAGCATTGAACTCACCAAAGACGGCGGTTACCTCATTGGTGGCGTGACAGATTCACACATGGAGTATGACAAAACCACAACTCATCGGGGAAGCAATGATTGCTGGCTGCTGCGATTTGCCCCGGACAGGGCAGATAATAAACTTTCATTTTCAGCTAATGCGTTGAATTTTGTTGCCCGGGTCGGTTCACCATCGCCACCTGCCCAGACGCTGGTGCTAAACACTTCGGGCGGCTCGCCGGCTGTGACATTTACCAAACTTTCAAAGGCCGATTGGCTGATTTTGCCACCAGCTGCATTGGGAACCGTCTCTTTCCGGGTGAATCCGGGAAACCTTGCCTACGGAACTTACCAGGTGCGCATCAAGGCAAGTGCGCCGGGCTTCGTCGGGGTAGACCTTGACATTACCATGGTCTTGCAACCAGCCATTTCGGGCCGGGCAGTCCGGATCAATGCCGGAGGAAAGGCTTTTACCGCCGCTGACGGCCGCGTTTTCAGTGCGGACCGGTATTACAGCGGCGTGGATCGGGTAAGTAGTGTAACGGGTGATATTCTTGGAACAACCGATGATGAGCTGTACCGGAATGCGAGGACTTCTGCCGCTATCAGCTACGATATTCCGGCACCCAATGGTCAGTACATGCTTGTGCTGCATTTTGCAGAAATCTATTTTGGAGCGCCAGGCGGGAAGCCGCTGGGCGAGCGTCAGCGGCTTTTTAATGTGAATATTGAGGGTCAGCGCAGGTATACCAATTTTGACATCATTGCATTTACCGTCGCGCCCATGCGTGTATTCCGCTTCGAGCTGCCGATTACCATCACCGATGGCAGGATGAACATTGATCTCACAACAGGCGCAGCCGACCTCCCGACTATTTCGGCCATTGAAATGGTGCCACTGGAAGAATATACCAGGATTATTGAAGTGACTGCGGCAGAGGATGCGACCGTCAGGGCTGATGAATTTGCCAGCCAGAATTTCGGCAGCTCAACCTTGCTTGATGTAAAATCAGGCACTGGAAGCAGCATTGACCGGTATACTTACCTGAAATTTCCGTTTGTATCCATCAACGAGATCATTTCTGCCAAGCTGCGCATCTATGGAAATAATGTAGAAACCGGATCTGCAATAAATCTTTCTGCCTACGGGATTGAGGACGACAGCTGGACGGAATCCGGAATCACCTGGAAAAATGCGCCCATACAAACCAATGCGGCGCTGAGTACCGTGGATGTTTCGACGACGCTCAATTATTATGAACTGGATGTTACTGCATTTGTAAGAGCCAGGTCCAAGTCCGCGCAGAAAGGGGGAGGATTAACCAGCATCATCCTTAAAAATCCGAGTGCCAGAAACCGCAAGCTGACGTTCCACAGCCGGGAGAATCCGTCGGGACTTGCACCGCAGCTGATTATCCAGACGAGCGGATTGTATTTGAATAATATCCGTACCGGTGCAGTGGAAGAAGAAGTCGTCACCATTCAGGAAAAAGAAAGCTCGGTCATTTATCCGAATCCTGTATCCGGACATTTTATGCTCAAATTATCGGACAAACATCAGGGGAAAGTTTCCTTAAATATCAGTAACGAGCTGGGACAAAGCATTGAACTTCCCGCATCGGACCAGCCGGTGCAGGAAGTGAATATCTCGAACCTTTCGCTACAAAATGGCATCTATCTGCTGAAAGTGCAGTCGGTAACCGAGATGGAAGTTCTAAGAATTCTTTTAGTCAAATAG
- a CDS encoding ABC transporter permease, which translates to MIDINKEICIRISYLFTISVLCTISLSYLKFQLDYDCFHPNAERIYILSTQFNTLDEAAATSISSWTTASRISSNNEFVEQTARLAYSQIRLRGQSDFAGTGLFADASTFEVFELPLIHGEKKTALLHPQCIILTQDAALQLFGDKNPMGKSVFLEDFNCAATVTGVAKNLPKNSQIRTDAFISMATLAKLHGSASHESWDQISVLTYLLLKKNVPFQLAQKEVNKLYSLRADKTQELLLTKKNFILKPLRAALINPALTGIQVFSLCAASLILTLMLLSSLTRLIKIILLQISLSAAYMNMPKEEQNRKVIRKVFLLTIVISISSCVAWVGINYALKYAFDITVYGDSYQPVYFRAGLMLISILTSLLLCMWITRKVPSEPVTTYLLLKKQQEKG; encoded by the coding sequence ATGATCGATATTAATAAAGAAATCTGCATTCGCATAAGCTATCTATTTACCATATCAGTGCTATGTACGATATCGCTTTCATATCTCAAATTCCAGCTTGATTACGACTGCTTTCATCCGAATGCAGAGCGCATTTACATCTTGTCTACTCAGTTTAACACGCTTGATGAAGCGGCTGCCACCAGCATTTCTTCCTGGACTACTGCTTCCAGAATCAGCTCAAACAATGAATTTGTGGAGCAGACTGCCCGCCTGGCATACAGCCAGATCCGGCTGAGAGGACAATCGGATTTTGCAGGCACCGGCTTATTTGCAGATGCTTCTACATTTGAAGTTTTCGAATTGCCACTCATTCATGGTGAAAAAAAGACCGCGCTGCTCCATCCGCAATGCATCATATTAACCCAGGATGCTGCGCTTCAATTATTCGGGGACAAAAATCCAATGGGGAAATCGGTTTTTCTTGAAGATTTTAATTGTGCAGCAACGGTGACGGGAGTAGCAAAGAACCTTCCTAAGAATTCACAAATCCGAACTGATGCATTTATTTCCATGGCTACGCTTGCCAAATTGCATGGCTCAGCTTCCCATGAAAGTTGGGACCAAATCAGTGTACTTACTTATCTTTTATTGAAGAAAAATGTACCATTTCAGCTAGCCCAAAAAGAAGTAAATAAACTTTATTCACTACGGGCGGACAAAACCCAAGAGCTATTATTAACAAAAAAGAATTTCATTCTAAAACCGCTGCGAGCTGCCTTAATCAATCCTGCTCTTACCGGAATTCAGGTATTTTCACTTTGTGCCGCATCACTTATACTCACCTTAATGCTTTTATCTTCGCTAACAAGGTTGATCAAGATAATTTTATTGCAAATCAGTCTCTCGGCAGCGTACATGAACATGCCGAAAGAAGAGCAAAACAGGAAGGTAATCCGGAAAGTTTTCTTACTAACGATAGTGATTTCTATTTCCTCCTGTGTGGCCTGGGTAGGCATAAACTATGCGTTGAAATATGCTTTTGACATCACTGTTTATGGAGATTCTTACCAGCCCGTTTACTTCCGTGCCGGACTGATGCTAATTTCCATCCTAACCAGCCTTTTGTTATGCATGTGGATCACTCGCAAAGTGCCCAGCGAACCGGTCACTACCTATTTGTTACTCAAGAAGCAGCAGGAGAAGGGTTAA